Proteins from a single region of Chrysemys picta bellii isolate R12L10 chromosome 25, ASM1138683v2, whole genome shotgun sequence:
- the LOC101935840 gene encoding survival motor neuron protein-like isoform X2, which yields MAECAGEIVYQKEGHQIADCAASDDRALICSYDRAVRSYKDTLGAGDKDQASKSSESSASSGAESEGDVEEEEEEKEEESSQWKVGDTCCAVWSGDGLLYPARVVSLSEDGDACVVEYEHYGNREEQRLRDLFPPDGSPDNSLEPRRTWKTGDTCSAIWSEDGLLYPATVRSVDAAAGTCLVEFVGYGNKEQQALEELLPPCGAVDGDLGSWRAEVDTPGVPRGRSPSFPRELPHGWRRQSTKGEWAHSFPRLPKIVPPPPPLLLDPLCAEDEEGGALACMLLAWYMSGYHTGFYMGLRQGRAEAATPPPKQGPRWKKSSPHS from the exons ATGGCTGAGTGTGCGGGGGAGATAGTGTATCAGAAGGAGGGGCACCAG ATTGCAGACTGCGCCGCGTCCGACGACCGGGCTCTGATCTGCTCCTACGACCGAGCCGTCCGCTCCTATAAG GACACCCTGGGTGCTGGCGACAAGGACCAGGCATCCAAGAGCTCCGAGTCCTCAGCCTCCAGTGGGGCCGAGAGCGAGGGagatgtggaggaggaggaggaggagaaagaggaggaaagcTCCCAG TGGAAGGTGGGTGACACCTGCTGTGCTGTCTGGTCCGGAGACGGGCTGCTCTACCCGGCCCGCGTCGTCTCCCTGAGCGAGGACGGGGACGCCTGCGTGGTGGAGTACGAGCACTACGGCAATCGGGAGGAGCAGAGGCTGCGGGACCTGTTCCCCCCCGATGGGAGTCCGGACAACTCGCTGGAGCCCCGGAGAACG TGGAAGACGGGCGACACCTGCAGCGCCATCTGGTCAGAGGACGGGCTGCTCTACCCGGCCACGGTGCGGTCGGTGGATGCCGCGGCAGGGACGTGCCTGGTGGAGTTTGTCGGCTACGGGAACAAGGAACAGCAggcgctggaggagctgctgcccccGTGCGGGGCCGTGGATGGGGACCTGGGCAGCTGGAGG GCTGAAGTGGACACCCCCGGAGTGCCCAGGGGACGCAGCCCCAGCTTCCCCCGCGAGCTGCCCCACggctggaggaggcagagcacGAAAGGGGAGTGGGCGCATTCCTTCCCCCGGCTGCCCAAG ATCGTCCCTCCCCCTCCGCCACTGCTTCTGGACCCACTGTGCGCAGAGGACGAAGAGGGGGGCGCCCTGGCCTGCATGCTCCTGGCCTGGTACATGAGCGGGTACCACACTGGCTTCTACATG GGACTCAGACAAGGCCGGGCGGAGGCGGCGACCCCCCCGCCAAAGCAGGGACCACGGTGGAAGAAGTCGTCCCCACACAGTTAG
- the GADD45B gene encoding growth arrest and DNA damage-inducible protein GADD45 beta: MTLEELVACDNTAKKMQTVSEAVEQLLVAAQRQACLTVGVYESAKLMNVDPDSVVLCLLAIDEEDEGDIALQIHFTLIQAFCCDNDINILRVSGMQRLAKVLGESSEDNSEPRDLHCILVTNPHTDSWKSQGLEEVASYCEESRGNNQWVPYVPLLER; the protein is encoded by the exons ATGACCCTGGAAGAGCTCGTTGCTTGCGACAACACCGCCAAAAA gatGCAGACGGTGAGCGAGGCGGTGGAAcagctgctggtggcggctcagAGGCAAGCCTGCCTGACAGTCGGCGTCTATGAGTCGGCCAAGCTGATGAATGT GGATCCAGATAGCGTGGTGCTTTGCCTCCTCGCCATTGATGAAGAAGACGAGGGTGACATCGCCTTGCAAATCCACTTCACCCTCATCCAGGCCTTCTGCTGCGACAACGACATCAACATCCTGCGGGTGTCCGGCATGCAGCGGCTGGCCAAGGTCCTCGGGGAGAGCTCGGAGGACAACAGCGAACCCCGGGACCTGCACTGCATCTTAGTGACG AATCCCCACACTGATTCCTGGAAGAGCCAAGGGCTGGAGGAAGTGGCCAGTTACTGTGAAGAAAGCCGTGGCAATAACCAGTGGGTCCCCTACGTCCCGCTGCTGGAGCGTTGA
- the LOC101935840 gene encoding survival motor neuron protein 1-like isoform X1 → MAECAGEIVYQKEGHQIADCAASDDRALICSYDRAVRSYKDTLGAGDKDQASKSSESSASSGAESEGDVEEEEEEKEEESSQWKVGDTCCAVWSGDGLLYPARVVSLSEDGDACVVEYEHYGNREEQRLRDLFPPDGSPDNSLEPRRTWKTGDTCSAIWSEDGLLYPATVRSVDAAAGTCLVEFVGYGNKEQQALEELLPPCGAVDGDLGSWRAEVDTPGVPRGRSPSFPRELPHGWRRQSTKGEWAHSFPRLPKSGSWWPGPLLPFGPPPRRSACPPIVPPPPPLLLDPLCAEDEEGGALACMLLAWYMSGYHTGFYMGLRQGRAEAATPPPKQGPRWKKSSPHS, encoded by the exons ATGGCTGAGTGTGCGGGGGAGATAGTGTATCAGAAGGAGGGGCACCAG ATTGCAGACTGCGCCGCGTCCGACGACCGGGCTCTGATCTGCTCCTACGACCGAGCCGTCCGCTCCTATAAG GACACCCTGGGTGCTGGCGACAAGGACCAGGCATCCAAGAGCTCCGAGTCCTCAGCCTCCAGTGGGGCCGAGAGCGAGGGagatgtggaggaggaggaggaggagaaagaggaggaaagcTCCCAG TGGAAGGTGGGTGACACCTGCTGTGCTGTCTGGTCCGGAGACGGGCTGCTCTACCCGGCCCGCGTCGTCTCCCTGAGCGAGGACGGGGACGCCTGCGTGGTGGAGTACGAGCACTACGGCAATCGGGAGGAGCAGAGGCTGCGGGACCTGTTCCCCCCCGATGGGAGTCCGGACAACTCGCTGGAGCCCCGGAGAACG TGGAAGACGGGCGACACCTGCAGCGCCATCTGGTCAGAGGACGGGCTGCTCTACCCGGCCACGGTGCGGTCGGTGGATGCCGCGGCAGGGACGTGCCTGGTGGAGTTTGTCGGCTACGGGAACAAGGAACAGCAggcgctggaggagctgctgcccccGTGCGGGGCCGTGGATGGGGACCTGGGCAGCTGGAGG GCTGAAGTGGACACCCCCGGAGTGCCCAGGGGACGCAGCCCCAGCTTCCCCCGCGAGCTGCCCCACggctggaggaggcagagcacGAAAGGGGAGTGGGCGCATTCCTTCCCCCGGCTGCCCAAG AGCGGCTCCTGGTGGCCCGGTCCCTTGCTGCCCTTTGGCCCCCCGCCCCGCAGATCCGCCTGCCCCCCG ATCGTCCCTCCCCCTCCGCCACTGCTTCTGGACCCACTGTGCGCAGAGGACGAAGAGGGGGGCGCCCTGGCCTGCATGCTCCTGGCCTGGTACATGAGCGGGTACCACACTGGCTTCTACATG GGACTCAGACAAGGCCGGGCGGAGGCGGCGACCCCCCCGCCAAAGCAGGGACCACGGTGGAAGAAGTCGTCCCCACACAGTTAG